A genomic region of Raphanus sativus cultivar WK10039 chromosome 6, ASM80110v3, whole genome shotgun sequence contains the following coding sequences:
- the LOC108834240 gene encoding uncharacterized protein At4g19900-like produces MISKKLAMLVVLALLHLLYMKAPTSTLSYDDKPPFKQNVPLLPRTTGSMSTTTSSSSSVVSDQQEKEESDPLVPPPKATKSERISWFRRKLPELEILKSTTKSKRFHRRVLDLYNKNCSAQFFMVWLSPAKSFGPREMLAVDTLFTTNPGACLVILSNSLDSPIGHTILKPFIDQGFNLVALTLDIPFLVKNTPAEAWLKKLKSGKMDPGSIPLFMNLSDLTRLAVLYKYGGIYLDTDIIFLNSMTGLRNAIGAQSLHPKTKTWTRLNNAVMVFDLHHPLMREFLHEYSTTFDGNRWGYNSPYLVSRVISRLGHKPEYNLTIFPPDAFYPVNWLKIPSLFKKPATTREAKWVEKTVHEMNKGSYMIHLWNKVTRKMKIEEGSVMHRLISTHCTVCGNITESHS; encoded by the coding sequence ATGATATCAAAGAAGTTAGCCATGTTGGTGGTCTTAGCTTTATTGCATCTCCTCTACATGAAAGCTCCAACATCTACTCTCTCTTATGACGACAAACCACCGTTCAAACAAAACGTGCCTCTTCTTCCTAGAACCACTGGTTCCATGAGTACTACTACTAGTAGTAGTAGCAGTGTGGTCTCTGATCAACAAGAAAAAGAGGAGTCAGATCCGTTGGTACCTCCTCCTAAAGCTACCAAGAGCGAGAGAATCAGCTGGTTCAGGAGAAAGCTACCCGAGTTGGAGATACTCAAGTCAACAACCAAGAGCAAGAGATTCCATAGAAGAGTATTGGATCTGTACAACAAGAACTGCTCAGCTCAGTTCTTTATGGTTTGGCTATCTCCTGCCAAGTCCTTTGGACCGAGAGAGATGTTAGCCGTTGACACCCTCTTCACCACCAACCCTGGTGCTTGCTTGGTGATTCTGTCCAACTCCTTAGACTCACCCATAGGACACACCATCCTTAAACCTTTCATTGACCAAGGCTTCAACCTCGTTGCCCTAACACTAGACATCCCGTTCCTCGTCAAGAACACTCCAGCAGAAGCTTGGCTCAAGAAGCTAAAGAGCGGTAAGATGGATCCTGGCTCCATCCCTCTCTTCATGAACCTCTCTGATCTAACGAGACTCGCTGTGCTCTACAAGTACGGAGGAATCTATCTAGACACAGACATCATCTTCCTCAACTCCATGACCGGGCTGAGAAACGCAATAGGAGCGCAGAGTCTGCATCCTAAAACCAAGACATGGACAAGACTGAACAATGCCGTGATGGTCTTTGACCTCCACCATCCCCTCATGCGTGAGTTCTTGCACGAGTACTCCACAACTTTCGACGGAAACAGATGGGGATACAACAGTCCTTACCTGGTCTCCAGAGTCATCAGTAGGTTAGGACACAAACCTGAGTACAACCTAACGATCTTTCCACCAGATGCTTTCTACCCAGTGAACTGGCTTAAGATCCCAAGTCTTTTCAAGAAACCGGCGACCACAAGAGAAGCAAAGTGGGTAGAGAAGACGGTACATGAGATGAACAAAGGTAGCTACATGATACATCTGTGGAATAAAGTCACAAGGAAGATGAAGATTGAAGAAGGAAGCGTCATGCATAGACTCATCTCCACACACTGCACTGTCTGTGGAAACATTACAGAGTCTCACTCTTAA
- the LOC108834241 gene encoding uncharacterized protein LOC108834241, producing MEEDTFMEVKEHGVCVDKKKRRFKCNYCGKEVQGFRRLRFHLGGVGGDVTYCDQVTPNVRENFRSMVVKQQLNSAAKAKRGVNKRGRIEISSSKSGSDDDDEEGTTSKSELVSNTVVYSPEFNEMMSECCGDEIWLNIPGSHEALKEVEDHVKKVKDSWAITGCSILLDAWVDKEKGRDLVTFIADSPAGPVYLKSFDVSDIKGNAKALISLVDGLVDEVGASNVVQIVACSASGWVGELGEAYSKKGGVFWSVSVSHCFELMLLKIEEIDSHEHIVEAVNMITDYVNSNPLALKLVRDQDRRHGLDVAVSSEFEFFMPYLTLESIFRAKEELVAMFASSDWNREEEEDLTISNLMNDSSLWETVERVLKCSSPLIHGLLGFSASANNNQHVGYVYDTMDVIKESIAREFNYKKSCYEPLWDVIDDVWNEHLHSPIHAAGYFLNPTAFYSTDFHLDAEVAIGLISSLVHIVKERDVQVKVATQLDMYKAREGWFNEASQADEISGFSPAEWWAEKGSQHPELQSFAVKILSQTCEGASRYKLKRSVAEKLLLTKGMSRCEKQHLEELAFVHYNLHLQ from the exons ATGGAGGAGGATACCTTCATGGAGGTTAAGGAGCATGGAGTTTGTGTGGACAAGAAGAAAAGACGGTTTAAATGCAATTACTGTGGGAAAGAAGTTCAGGGCTTCAGGCGTCTGAGGTTTCACTTGGGTGGTGTAGGTGGAGATGTAACTTACTGTGACCAAGTCACACCTAACGTTAGAGAGAACTTTCGAAGTATGGTTGTGAAGCAACAACTTAACTCTGCTGCTAAGGCTAAGAGAGGAGTCAATAAGCGTGGAAGGATAGAAATCTCATCCAGCAAAAGTggttctgatgatgatgatgaggaaggGACTACAAGTAAAAGTGAACTGGTCTCAAACACAGTTGTGTATTCTCCAGAGTTCAATGAAATGATGTCTGAATGTTGTGGTGATGAGATTTGGCTTAACATTCCTGGTTCTCATGAAGCGTTGAAGGAAGTGGAAGATCATGTGAAGAAGGTTAAAGACTCATGGGCCATCACAGGTTGCAGCATCTTGCTTGATGCTTGGGTTGACAAGGAGAAAGGCCGTGATCTCGTTACTTTCATAGCAGATTCACCAGCTGGTCCAGTGTATCTGAAGTCCTTTGATGTTTCCGATATAAAAGGAAACGCCAAGGCCTTGATATCGCTGGTGGATGGGCTTGTCGACGAGGTTGGAGCGAGCAACGTGGTTCAGATCGTTGCGTGCTCAGCTTCTGGTTGGGTCGGTGAGCTAGGCGAGGCTTACAGCAAGAAGGGAGGAGTCTTCTGGTCTGTGAGTGTATCTCACTGCTTCGAGCTCATGCTGTTGAAGATCGAGGAGATAGATTCTCATGAACACATTGTTGAAGCAGTCAATATGATTACGGATTACGTCAACAGCAACCCTTTGGCTTTGAAGCTTGTAAGAGATCAAGATCGCAGACATGGACTAGATGTAGCCGTCTCTTCCGAGTTCGAGTTTTTCATGCCATACTTAACGTTAGAGAGTATCTTCAGAGCCAAGGAAGAGCTGGTAGCCATGTTCGCTTCATCTGATtggaacagagaagaagaagaagacttaaCTATATCCAATTTGATGAATGATTCGAGTTTATGGGAAACAGTTGAGAGAGTTCTGAAATGCTCGTCTCCTCTGATTCACGGTCTGCTCGGTTTCTCTGCTTCTGCCAACAACAATCAACACGTTGGATATGTCTATGACACTATGGATGTCATTAAGGAGAGTATCGCCAGGGAGTTCAATTACAAGAAATCATGTTATGAGCCGTTGTGGGATGTGATTGATGATGTGTGGAACGAGCATCTCCACAGTCCTATTCATGCTGCAGGCTACTTCCTCAACCCGACTGCTTTCTACTCGACTGATTTCCATCTCGACGCAGAAGTAGCCATCGGTCTTATCTCCTCTCTTGTTCATATAGTTAAAGAACGTGACGTTCAGGTTAAAGTCGCCACTCAGCTTGATATGTACAAAGCTCGTGAAGGCTGGTTTAACGAGGCTAGTCAAGCTGATGAGATATCTGGATTCTCTCCAG ctgaGTGGTGGGCTGAAAAGGGGAGCCAGCACCCAGAGCTGCAGAGTTTCGCGGTTAAGATTCTGAGCCAGACATGTGAAGGTGCTTCAAGGTACAAGCTCAAGAGAAGTGTGGCGGAGAAGCTGTTGCTCACGAAAGGAATGAGCCGTTGTGAGAAACAGCATCTGGAAGAGTTAGCGTTTGTTCATTACAATCTTCATCTACAGTAG
- the LOC130496601 gene encoding uncharacterized protein LOC130496601, whose amino-acid sequence MKKRVVFQFTVFDESTKELAEETAREFEGVTKVVEVEGEEGQLEVRGKFSTSELKKELQKIDESVETIKIQVDGVKKPNVKIQQQGKDKEPEVKIQQQDKGNEPEVKIQHQGKGKEPKVKIQQQDKDKKPEVKIQQQDKGKKPEVKIQHQGKGKEPKVKIQQQDEGKILPRYKPLDWPSDVASSSNSKGYWEKAMGVAKVAKDMGVDAAGKAIVLGADAAGKAIGLGAEAAGKAIVLGADAAGKAIVLGAGAAGKAMEYYGNKNKEKEAKAKLERKPIVGKGEKYLPIQNAHGEGFFKEEKAQRWGKQAKEMEDEQRKIREKEAIEQRKKQVEKEKQKVKEKKISD is encoded by the exons atgaag AAGAGAGTTGTATTCCAGTTCACAGTTTTTGATGAAAGCACCAAAGAGCTAGCGGAGGAAACTGCCAGAGAGTTTGAAG gaGTTACAAAGGTGGTAGAggttgaaggagaagaaggtcAGCTAGAGGTGAGGGGAAAATTTAGTACGTCTGAATTGAAAAAGGAACTACAGAAAATAGATGAATCTGTTGAGACAATCAAGATTCAAGTAGATGGAGTAAAGAAGCCAAACGTCAAGATCCAGCAGCAAGGTAAAGACAAGGAGCCAGAAGTCAAGATCCAGCAACAAGATAAAGGCAATGAGCCAGAAGTCAAGATCCAGCATCAAGGTAAAGGCAAGGAGCCAAAAGTCAAGATCCAGCAACAAGATAAAGACAAGAAGCCAGAAGTCAAGATCCAGCAACAAGATAAAGGCAAGAAGCCAGAAGTCAAGATCCAGCATCAAGGTAAAGGCAAGGAGCCAAAAGTCAAGATCCAGCAGCAAGATGAAGGCAAAATACTACCTAGATATAAACCGCTTGATTGGCCCAGTGATGTTGCCAGTAGCTCAAACTCGAAAGGATACTGGGAGAAGGCAATGGGTGTTGCTAAGGTGGCCAAAGATATGGGTGTTGATGCAGCTGGCAAGGCAATAGTTTTGGGTGCTGATGCAGCTGGTAAGGCAATAGGTTTGGGTGCTGAGGCAGCTGGTAAGGCAATAGTTTTGGGTGCTGATGCAGCTGGCAAGGCAATAGTTTTGGGTGCTGGTGCTGCTGGTAAGGCAATGGAGTATTAtggaaataaaaacaaagaaaaagaggcTAAGGCAAAGCTAGAACGTAAGCCAATAGTAGgaaaaggagaaaaatattTACCAATCCAGAACGCGCATGGAGAAGGTTTCTTTAAAGAAGAGAAGGCACAGAGGTGGGGGAAGCAAGCTAAAGAGATGGAAGACGAACAAAGAAAGATCAGGGAGAAGGAAGCGATAGAACAAAGGAAGAAACAGGtagagaaggagaagcaaaaagtgaaggaaaaaaaaattagcgaTTAA
- the LOC108810674 gene encoding uncharacterized protein LOC108810674, with protein MEDTFMDIREHGVCVNKIKNRYTCNYCGKEVQGICRLKLHLGGVGIDVTHCDQVASNVKKTFRSMVMKQRHGSTAAAAAAESETSRVIGNVQMGNGYHHKRGRSEISSSRSVVESSNEHDVNIQSNKARKCIGRFFYESGIAFSAVDSPSFREMIMSVAGGGGGGDEETGLKIPGSRDLSGWMLQEALKEVEEYVKRVKDSWAVTGCSILLDAWVDEEKGRDLVTFIADSPAGPVYLKSFDVSDIKRDTNALISLVEGVAEEVGVGNVVQIIACSTTGWVGELGKSFASNNSNIFWSVSISHCFELMLAEISKMDSSRGILDKVNSIIKFLRSNPLVWELFKDPSHRHDMRDSSSEFEFVRPYLTLENVLKAKDNLAKMFFSSVWSKEEGTAVSKLVNDWSFWESVERLVRSTSPLIRGLCLLSTANNQHVGYVYDTMDGIKESVAKELSDEELPYEPVWDVIDDVWNNHLHSPLHVTGYFLNPGAFYSGDFSSDHEVTTGFISSLVYMVKDCHVQAKISAQLKMYSLGQGCFDEASQANQITDIAPAEWWVQKASQHPELQSFAIKILSQTCEGASRYKLKRNVAEKLLLTRGMSRREKQHLEELAFVHYNLHLQRFKGTN; from the exons ATGGAGGATACCTTCATGGACATTCGGGAGCATGGAGTTTGTgtgaacaagatcaaaaacCGGTATACATGTAACTACTGTGGGAAAGAAGTTCAGGGCATCTGTCGTCTGAAGCTTCACTTGGGTGGTGTGGGTATAGATGTAACTCACTGTGACCAAGTCGCATCTAATGTTAAAAAGACTTTTCGAAGTATGGTTATGAAGCAAAGGCACGGCTctactgctgctgctgctgctgctgagtcTGAGACTAGTAGAGTTATTGGGAATGTCCAAATGGGTAATGGTTATCATCATAAGCGTGGAAGATCAGAAATCTCATCCAGCAGAAGTGTTGTGGAGAGTTCTAATGAACATGATGTGAATATTCAGTCAAACAAGGCCCGGAAGTGCATAGGTCGGTTCTTTTACGAAAGTGGTATCGCCTTTTCAGCTGTGGATTCACCAAGCTTCAGAGAAATGATCATGTCTGtagctggtggtggtggtggtggtgatgaggAGACGGGGCTTAAGATTCCTGGCTCTCGTGATTTAAGCGGATGGATGCTTCAAGAAGCATTGAAGGAAGTGGAAGAGTATGTGAAGAGGGTTAAAGATTCGTGGGCCGTAACAGGTTGCAGCATCTTGCTGGATGCTTGGGTTGACGAGGAGAAAGGCCGTGATCTGGTTACTTTCATTGCGGATTCTCCAGCTGGTCCAGTTTATCTGAAGTCCTTTGATGTTTCTGATATCAAACGTGATACCAACGCCTTGATATCACTTGTGGAAGGGGTTGCTGAGGAAGTTGGAGTGGGTAACGTTGTTCAGATCATTGCATGTTCAACCACTGGCTGGGTTGGTGAGTTAGGCAAGTCTTTTGCGTCTAACAACAGTAATATCTTCTGGTCCGTGAGTATCTCCCATTGCTTTGAGCTCATGCTGGCGGAGATCAGCAAAATGGATTCCTCTAGAGGGATACTTGACAAGGTGAATAGCATCATAAAGTTCCTTCGCAGCAACCCCTTGGTCTGGGAGCTTTTCAAAGATCCTAGTCATAGACATGACATGAGGGACTCCTCCTCTGAGTTCGAGTTCGTTAGGCCTTATCTCACTCTTGAGAACGTTCTCAAGGCGAAGGACAACTTggcaaaaatgtttttttcatcCGTTTGGAGCAAAGAAGAGGGCACAGCAGTATCCAAACTTGTGAATGATTGGTCCTTTTGGGAGTCTGTTGAGAGGCTTGTGAGATCAACATCTCCTCTGATCCGCGGTCTATGCTTGCTTTCTACTGCCAACAATCAGCATGTTGGATATGTCTACGACACTATGGATGGCATAAAGGAGAGTGTAGCAAAGGAACTAAGTGACGAGGAGCTACCTTACGAGCCGGTGTGGGATGTGATTGATGATGTGTGGAACAATCATCTCCACAGTCCTCTTCATGTTACCGGTTACTTTCTGAACCCGGGTGCCTTCTACTCAGGTGACTTCAGTTCTGATCATGAAGTTACAACCGGTTTCATCTCCTCTTTGGTTTATATGGTAAAAGACTGTCACGTCCAGGCCAAAATTTCCGCACAGCTTAAAATGTACAGTCTCGGTCAAGGTTGCTTTGATGAGGCCAGTCAAGCTAATCAAATCACTGACATTGCTccag CTGAGTGGTGGGTTCAAAAGGCTAGCCAACATCCAGAACTACAGAGCTTTGCCATTAAGATTCTGAGCCAGACATGTGAAGGCGCTTCGAGGTACAAACTGAAGAGGAACGTAGCAGAGAAGCTGCTGCTCACGAGAGGAATGAGCCGTCGTGAGAAACAGCATCTGGAAGAGTTAGCGTTTGTTCATTACAATCTCCATCTACAACGCTTCAAAGGTACAAACTAA
- the LOC108806438 gene encoding organic cation/carnitine transporter 7, with the protein MEEGNPSFTVDEALVGIGFGKFQLYVLAYAGMGWVAEAMEMMLLSFVGPAVQSLWSLSAREESLITSVVFAGMLIGAYSWGIVADKHGRRRGFIITAVVTFLAGFLSSFAPNYMSLIVLRCLVGLGLGGGPVLVSWYLEFIPAPNRGTWMIVFSAFWTVGTVFEASLAWLIMPSLGWRWLLALSSLPSSLLLLFYRWTPESPRYLILQGRKAEAQSILEKIARMNGSPLPKGVLRSEIETENKKSIPTENTHLLKPVEETSAPSLSKIVPPDNSNGPGFMLLTLLSPELIKRTLLLWVVFFGNAFAYYGVVLLTTELNNSQNSCHLTGKVLQHSSNDVNYRDVFIASFAEFPGLLISAAMVDRLGRKATMSSTLFLCCIFLLPLLTHQSPTVTTALLFGGRTCVSAAFAVVYIYAPEIYPTAVRTTGVGVASSVGRIGGVLCPLVAVGLVHGCHQTVAVLLFVIVMFVSGICVCLFPFETSGRELTDTISSASKKRPLSSSSSV; encoded by the exons ATGGAAGAAGGAAACCCTAGTTTCACTGTGGATGAAGCACTTGTGGGGATTGGGTTTGGGAAGTTTCAGCTGTACGTTCTTGCTTACGCTGGAATGGGTTGGGTTGCCGAGGCTATGGAGATGATGCTCCTCTCTTTCGTCGGACCTGCTGTTCAGTCGCTGTGGAGTCTCTCTGCACGTGAGGAGAGCTTGATAACTAGCGTCGTTTTTGCTGGCATGCTCATTGGAGCTTACTCTTGGGGTATTGTTGCTGACAAACATGGCCGCAG GAGAGGGTTTATCATAACTGCGGTGGTGACTTTCCTAGCTGGTTTCTTGAGTTCATTTGCACCAAACTACATGTCCTTGATCGTTCTCCGCTGTTTGGTTGGTCTCGGGTTAGGAGGAGGTCCTGTTCTCGTCTCCTGGTATCTCGAATTCATCCCTGCTCCAAACCGAGGGACCTGGATGATTGTTTTCTCAGCTTTCTGGACCGTTGGAACCGTCTTCGAGGCTTCACTCGCTTGGTTAATCATGCCAAGCTTAGGTTGGAGGTGGCTGCTTGCACTCTCCTCTCTACCTTCGTCGCTGCTTCTCCTGTTCTATAGGTGGACGCCTGAGTCTCCTCGGTACTTAATCCTACAAGGCCGGAAAGCAGAAGCTCAGTCCATACTAGAGAAGATTGCGAGAATGAACGGATCCCCACTACCTAAAGGTGTTCTCCGCTCAGAGATTGAAACCGAGAATAAAAAAAGCATTCCAACAGAAAACACTCATCTCCTCAAGCCTGTAGAAGAAACATCTGCTCCTTCTTTGTCCAAGATAGTCCCACCTGACAACAGCAACGGACCAGGCTTTATGTTGCTAACTCTTCTATCTCCAGAGCTAATCAAACGGACTCTGCTACTATGGGTTGTATTCTTCGGAAACGCCTTTGCTTACTACGGCGTCGTCCTTCTCACCACCGAGCTCAACAACTCCCAAAATAGCTGCCATCTTACCGGAAAAGTGCTGCAACATTCTTCAAACGATGTTAACTACAGAGACGTTTTCATCGCCAGTTTTGCAG AGTTTCCAGGGCTACTTATATCAGCAGCAATGGTGGACAGGCTCGGACGCAAAGCGACAATGTCATCAACGCTATTCCTCTGCTGCATCTTCCTTCTTCCTCTGCTAACTCACCAGTCACCAACCGTAACCACAGCTCTTCTCTTTGGCGGCCGTACCTGCGTCTCGGCAGCTTTCGCGGTGGTTTACATCTACGCACCTGAGATATATCCCACGGCGGTAAGAACGACGGGAGTAGGAGTGGCTAGTTCGGTGGGGAGAATAGGAGGAGTGCTGTGTCCACTAGTAGCCGTGGGGTTAGTTCACGGGTGCCATCAGACAGTGGCTGTTCTTCTCTTCGTGATAGTGATGTTTGTCTCAGGAATCTGCGTTTGTCTCTTCCCGTTCGAGACCAGTGGTCGTGAGCTGACGGATACAATCTCTTCTGCCTCCAAGAAGCGGCCActttcatcatcttcctctgtatAG
- the LOC108834242 gene encoding protein KINESIN LIGHT CHAIN-RELATED 3 → MKSASVFLIHSFQHIYKFRPNLHLLLRVNSIFEAASSSSSSSSLVSTDRKISTSCKTYGRSKFLEAAETTDGRISLLKEMESSSLQGNNEVAQSALIIGIHLYRLGEDPEKILYHAHKSLREFDADEPCLFVAMAMQLIGTASYALNRLDDSLRYLHRASQILDKLVAESNDDDDSDVRAVLKTVKMVRDSVENRMGEQEDAVEESLNSLETKEKTLEEDSKELGVANRSVADAFAAGFNFEAALPYALEALAIHRKEVVNNLAEVAKDRRLLGVIYGGLEEHDKAIEQKEYLLENRQDEVALLGKYEEDISEGVAKESDKDVEMRSVVLVSMSKALLVKRRKFADANKCLEFSCGVLEKKERASPVEVAEGYSEIALQYESMSEFETAVVLLEKTLCILEKLSQVEEHSKGSVSARIGWLLLLSGRVSEAVAYLESAAERLKESFGPKHLSVGYVYNLLGAAYMELQRPHQSAAQMFAAAKDIIINGGQQSPSQLFIPKFAVEFQQLVIGNWDNHGDSTKDELKEVKRFLEELRLKASRQRDSDSMITEF, encoded by the exons ATGAAAAGTGCTTCGGTTTTTCTAATTCATAGCTTCCAACATATCTACAAATTCAGACCAAACCTACATCTTCTACTCCGTGTAAACTCCATTTTCGaagctgcttcttcttcttcctcctcctcttctctaGTCTCCACAGATCGAAAAATCTCCACTTCCTGCAAAACCTATGGCAGGAGTAAGTTCCTGGAGGCGGCAGAGACCACAGATGGGAGGATCAGTTTGCTTAAGGAGATGGAGTCTTCCTCCTTACAAGGCAATAACGAGGTAgctcaatctgctctgataatAGGAATCCATCTCTACCGCTTAGGTGAGGATCCTGAAAAGATTCTGTATCACGCTCATAAGTCTCTTAGAGAATTCGATGCAGATGAGCCTTGTTTGTTTGTTGCCATGGCAATGCAATTGATTGGAACCGCTAGCTACGCCTTAAACCGGTTAGACGATAGCCTACGGTACCTTCACAGAGCAAGTCAGATTCTAGACAAGTTAGTGGCAGAGagtaatgatgatgatgatagtgaCGTTAGAGCGGTGTTAAAGACTGTCAAGATGGTGCGTGATAGCGTTGAGAATAGAATGGGAGAGCAAGAGGATGCTGTTGAGGAATCATTGAATAGTTTGGAGACCAAAGAGAAGACTCTGGAGGAAGACAGCAAAGAGTTGGGTGTTGCCAACAGAAGCGTGGCGGATGCTTTCGCTGCGGGTTTCAACTTCGAAGCAGCGTTGCCATACGCGTTGGAGGCGTTGGCTATACATAGAAAAGAGGTTGTGAACAACTTGGCCGAGGTTGCCAAGGACAGACGGCTTCTCGGTGTTATCTACGGTGGGTTAGAGGAACACGACAAGGCGATCGAGCAGAAGGAGTACTTGTTGGAGAATCGACAAGATGAGGTTGCTCTGTTGGGAAAATACGAGGAAGACATCTCTGAAGGTGTAGCAAAAGAATCTGACAAGGACGTTGAGATGAGATCTGTTGTGCTGGTATCCATGTCCAAGGCGTTGTTGGTGAAGCGACGCAAGTTTGCTGATGCGAACAAGTGTTTGGAGTTTTCTTGTGGTGTTCttgagaagaaagagagagcaTCGCCTGTGGAAGTTGCTGAGGGTTACTCTGAGATAGCGTTGCAGTACGAGTCGATGAGTGAGTTTGAAACAGCGGTTGTGTTGCTGGAGAAAACGTTGTGTATACTAGAGAAACTCTCTCAAGTGGAAGAACACTCTAAAGGAAGTGTTTCCGCGAGGATAGGGTGGCTGCTTTTGTTATCAGGTCGAGTCTCTGAGGCCGTTGCTTATTTGGAAAGTGCAGCTGAGAGATTGAAGGAAAGTTTTGGTCCCAAACACTTGAGTGTTGGTTATGTTTACAACCTTCTCGGGGCTGCTTATATGGAGCTCCAAAGACCTCATCAATCCGCTGCTCAGATGTTTGCAGCTGCTAAGGATATCATCATCAATGGTGGCCAGCAGAGTCCTTCTCAGCTTTTTATACCAAA ATTTGCAGTGGAGTTCCAACAACTGGTGATTGGTAACTGGGACAACCATGGAGACAGCACAAAAGATGAGCTTAAAGAAGTGAAAAGGTTTCTCGAGGAGTTACGTTTGAAAGCTTCGAGACAAAGAGATAGTGACTCAATGATCACAGAGTTTTAG
- the LOC108813823 gene encoding LOW QUALITY PROTEIN: myb family transcription factor PHL6 (The sequence of the model RefSeq protein was modified relative to this genomic sequence to represent the inferred CDS: deleted 2 bases in 1 codon), with product MNSRHRLVSTAQDECDKRVQKACSSSHLSPAYNFLNVQSETMKSPFIRSQSPDWPKNNSSSRGTFSRSSTFCTNLYSSSSSTSETQKHLGNSLPFLPDPSAHSTHSACGVESARSPSIFSEDLSNPFDGDNSGLLAKDFLNLSGDACSNGGGFHDLDCSNDSYCLSDQMELQFLSDELELAITDRAETPRLDEIYETPLASSSNPVTGKSPSQRCVAGAMCIDAAVSSHPSPKSSSASAANHKPRMRWTPELHESFLKSVNKLEGSEKATPKAVLKLMNVEGLTIYHVKSHLQKYRLAKYMPERKEEKKNVNSEEKKLALSNSEADEKKRGAIQLTEALRMQMEVQKQLHEQLEVQRVLQLRIEEHAKYLEKMLEEQRKAGRLFSPSDDSKPDSQNMSQTEASLPQPPPSSAKNIASETEDEQCESPQKRRKLEDNTKPQDSER from the exons ATGAACAGTCGTCATAGGCTTGTGTCAACAGCACAAGACGAATGCGATAAAAGAGTTCAAAAAGCTTGCTCGTCTTCTCATCTCTCTCCAGCCTATAACTTTCTGAATGTCCAGTCAGAAACCATGAAATCTCCTTTCATACGCTCACAATCACCAGATTGGCCAAAGAATAATAGTAGTTCTCGGGGCACGTTTTCACGGTCTTCCACCTTCTGCACGAACCTCTACTCGTCATCTTCTTCAACCTCTGAGACTCAAAAACATTTGGGAAACAGTCTTCCATTCCTCCCTGATCCCTCTGCTCACAGCACCCACTCAGCTTGTGGTGTGGAGTCTGCAAGATCTCCATCTATATTCAGTGAGGATTTGAGCAATCCATTTGATGGAGACAACTCCGGGTTGCTTGCCAAAGATTTCCTTAATCTTTCTGGTGATGCTTGTTCCAATGGAGGAGGTTTCCATGATCTTGACTGTTCGAATGACAGCTATTGCTTATCAGATCAAATGGAGTTGCAGTTTCTGTCTGATGAACTTGAGCTGGCTATCACAGACCGAGCTGAGACTCCCAGGCTTGAT GAGATCTATGAAACGCCATTGGCTTCATCATCAAATCCAGTGACTGGAAAGAGTCCAAGCCAAAGATGTGTG GCTGGAGCAATGTGCATTGACGCAGCAGTTTCATCTCACCCTTCTCCAAAATCATCATCAGCATCAGCTGCCAATCACAAGCCGAGAATGAGATGGACCCCTGAGCTCCATGAGAGTTTTTTGAAGTCAGTGAACAAACTTGAAGGGTCTGAAA AGGCCACTCCAAAAGCTGTTCTGAAGCTTATGAATGTTGAGGGCTTGACGATCTACCATGTCAAAAGCCACTTGCAGAAGTATAGACTAGCAAAGTATATGCCAGAGAGAAAAGAAG AGAAAAAGAATGTTAACTCAGAGGAAAAGAAACTCGCTTTGAGCAACAGTGAAGCTGATGAGAAGAAAAGAGG GGCGATACAGTTAACTGAAGCTCTGCGTATGCAGATGGAAGTTCAAAAGCAATTGCATGAACAACTCGAG GTGCAACGGGTGCTTCAGCTGCGGATAGAAGAGCATGCTAAATACTTGGAAAAGATGCTTGAAGAACAACGCAAAGCCGGAAGGCTATTTTCACCTAGTGATGACTCTAAACCAGATTCTCAAAACATGTCCCAAACCGAAGCATCTCTGCCTCAGCCGCCACCATCATCTGCAAAGAACATAGCTTCTGAAACAGAAGATGAGCAGTGTGAGTCGCCTCAGAAACGTCGCAAGCTTGAGGACAATACTAAACCTCAAGATTCTGAGAGATAG